TGGGCGACGAACTCGCGGCCCGGGCGGGCCTCGACGCAGGTGAAGTCGCCGATTGCGTCGATCGGTACGCCTCGGCCCTCGCCGAGGTCGACGCCGAAATATCGGCATTGGTCCAGTCGATCCCCGCCGAGAACCGCAAGCTGGTGACCAGCCACGACTCGCTGGGTTATTTCGCCGACCGCTACGGATTCGATCTGGTTGCGACGGTGAGTCCAGCGTCGTCTGGACTCGCCGAGATGGACCTGCGGCACCTCGACGAACTGAAGCAGGTCCTAGAGGCCACTGGGGTGCGTGCCATCTTCGCCGAAACCCAGCACTCGTCAGATGATGCCGAGACGCTGGCCGATCAGCTGGAGGGTGTCGAGGTCGTCACCCTGTACACGGGCAGCCTCGGTGAGCCGGGGTCGGGCGCCGACACCTACATCGGGCTGCTGCGCACCAACGCAACGCTGATCGCGGAAGCGCTCGCCTAGCCGCGACGCGGGCTGGGGGCACAACCCCAACGGCAGCTACCTTCGCGAGACGAGACAGCTATCTAGGGGACGGTCATGGACCTTCAAGGGATTCGGGCGGCGATTGTCGGCGGAGCGAGCGGGATGGCACGAGCCACCGCAGTGCGAATCGTCAACGGAGGTGGCAAGGTCGCCATCTTGGACCGCGAGGAATCGGCCGGCGCCGAGGTGGCTGCCGAGCTGGGTGGCACCTGGCATCCCTGCAACGTGCTCGATTTCGAGGGCATAGAGCTGGTGTTGGGAGAGGCCGTCGCAGCCCTCGGTGGGTTGGACGTGGGCGTCAACACGGCGGGCGGTGGCAAGGCCGGGCGAACCCTTGGCAAGGACGGCCCCTTCTCGCTCGATGACTTCCGTTACGTGGTCGACCTGAACCTGATTGCATCGTTCAACCTGAACCGGCTGATGGCCTCCCACATGGCCAACAACGAACCGAACGAAGACGGCGAACGCGGTGTCATGATCAACACCGCTTCGATCGCTGCGTTCGAGGGTCAGATCGGTCAGGTGGCGTACACGGCCGCCAAGGCGGGCATCGCCGGCATGACCCTGACCATGGCGCGCGATCTGGGTTCGTTGGGCATAAGGGTGATGACCATCGCCCCCAGCCTCTTTCACACCGGCCTCACCCAATGGATGCCAGAGGAACGGGCCGAGAGCCTTGTGGTCGACGCCGCGTTCCCCAAGCGGATGGGCAGGCCCGACGAGTTTGCCCGCCTGGCGATCTCGATAATCGAGAACCCCATGCTGAACGGCGGCACCATCCGCCTGGACGCGGGTCAGCGGTTCGGTCCAAAGGTGGGCGGGCCCAAGGTCACCCGGCCTTCATCCAACCAGCGTTAGCCGGCCGGCATCTCGCAACCGGGCCGGCGCGGTACCTTTCGCGTCACATGATCATCGTGCATGCGGGCATGCCCAAAACCGGAACCACTGCGCTTCAGGACGCGCTTTGCGCCAACCGTGATCAACTGCGCGACGCCGGCATCGACTATCCGGCTCTTTGGGGCGGCGAGGTCGAAGGCCACCACGACATCGGGCGCCGCCTGCTGGAAGACGACCTGTCGATCGTCGAGGAGATCCGAGAACGGCATACTCCCGGCCTCGATCTGGTGCTTTCCACAGAGACGCTCTCGAACCTGTTCACCGTGGAGCACCGCGATCGGCTGGTTGCGTTCCTGCGGGGTCTCGAAGCGATCGACTCGGTTCATCTGATCGTGTGTTTGAGGCGCATGGACGAGTTTCTCGAAGCGATGTACCTGCAACATGTGCGTCTGGGCCTCGATACGGGCACGGTCAACCAGTACATGGAGCCGCGAGTCGACTGGGCGCAAGAGGTCATCGGCGAACTAGCGCGCCTTCGGGCCGACCCTCCGGTGCATCGCACGACGATGTTGGCGTTGGTGCCTGGCGTCGACACCGTCGCCGAGGTGGCCGCAGCGATGGGAGTGCCAGCACAGCTCGCACGCAGCGATCGGGCCCGGAGAAATCGACGCCTCGGGCTGAGGGCCACCGTGGCACTGGCGCACGTCGACCTGGTCTCGGAACGAATTGGTGCGGCCATCAGCATCGACCAACTGCGAACTGCGTTCGAGTCGGGCCTGATCGACCTCGTCGACGACCCGCGCGACCTCCACGTGGTCCCGCGAGACCTGGCGGTTGAGGTGTTCCTCGGTTCGATGCGGGCCGCGCGTGTGGGAGGTCTGGACGTCTATAGCGATGCATACCTGCACGATCTGGTCGACGACAGTCCGCATCACGATCTGGACCCCAGTCTTTTGACCGACGACGACATGAGGCGCATTGAGGCCGGGCTCGGTCTTGGGTCGGGGCCGGCGAAGCGGGTCGCCAGCCGCGCAGCACCCGGGGTGGTGTATCTGGACACCGCCAGCGTCGGAGTTCCGCCCGCTGCCGCCGTCGAGGCGCTGCGACGCGGCGTCGACGCGTGGGCCGTTGGCGCAGCGATGCCACCCGACTACGACGAAGCGATCGAGCGCAGCCGGTCTGCCTACGCTCGAATTGTCGGCTGCGAACCCGATTGGGTTGCGATACCGACGCCGGTGTCGGTGGCAACCGCTCAAGCCAAGACTGCACTTCGTCCAGGCGACAAGGTGCTGTTGGCCGAGGAGGACTTCACCTCGGTGCTCTTCCCGTTCTTGGCCGACCCCACGATCGAGTCGGTAGTCGTGCCACTCGACCTTCTTGTCGAACGGATCGACGACGACATCGCCATGGTGGCAGTCAGCGCGGTCCAGTCGGCCGACGGTCGTATCGCCGACCTCGACCGGTTGGCCGCCGCATGCAGGGCCACCGGCGCCATCTCGTACGTGGACACAACGCAGGCGTCTGGCTGGCTCGACTTCGACGCATCGCGGTTCGATCTGACCGCCGCGGGTGCCTACAAGTGGTTGATGTGCCCTCGCGGGGTGGGGTTCTTGACCGTCAACCCTCGGGTAGGCGAGCGAATGGCGGCGCTGGCGCCGGGTTGGTACTCCGGTGAGCAGCCGTGGCAGACCGTCTATCGGCCGCCATATCGAGCCGCATCGAACGCCAGAAAGTTCGACGTATCGCCGGCCTGGCTGCCCTTCGTCGGGGCTGCGCCGGCCCTCGAAATGCTGGCCGACATCGGGCCCGCAGCGGTGGGCCGACACGGAATCGACTTGGCCAACCGATTCCGCTCGGAGCTGGGCCTCGCTGCCGGGGCCAGCCCCATAGTCAGCCTCGACCTGACCACCGCTCAGGTCGAACGGCTGCGGCTGGCGGGTGTTCGATTCGCGTCCAGAGACGGCCGCAGCCGGTTCTCGTTTCACCTGTGCAACACCCAGATGGACGTCGACTCGGCCCTCGACGCGATACTGGTGGAATGAATCAGCCAGAAAGCTTCTCGGTCGGTGATCTGTTCTCGGTGAAGGACAAGGTCGTGGTGGTCACCGGTGGGTCCCGTGGAATCGGCGAGATGATCGCCGCCGGTTTTGTGGCCAACGGCGCCAAGGTCTACATCAGCTCGCGCAAGGCCGAGGTGTGCGACGCGACGGCGCAGCGGCTCAGCGAACAGTACGGCGGAACCTGTGTGTCGATTCCGGCCAACCTGGCCGACCTCGCCGGCATCGACTCGTTCGTGTCGTCGTTCACCGACAGCGAGACCAAGCTCGACGTGCTGGTCAACAACGCCGGTGTTTCCTGGGGTGCCCCCATCGACGAGTTCCCCGAGGTTGGCTGGGACAAGGTCATGGACACCAACGTCAAGGGTGTCTTCTTCCTGACCCAGCGTTTGCTGCCTCAGCTCGAAGCTGCAGCGACCGCCGAAGACCCGGCGCGGGTCATCAACATCGGTTCCATCGACGGGATCCGCACCCCGATATTCGACAACTTCTCGTATGGTCCGTCGAAGGCCGCGGTGCACGCCCTGACCCGCCAGATGGCGGCCTCGCTGGTGAAGCGCAACATCCTGGTGAACGCCATAGCGCCAGGACCTTTCCCGACATGGATGCTCAGCACCGGTATCGGGGGCGGGGGCGACGTCGAGGCCACCGACTGGGAACGCTTCGGCAAGACAATGGGTCGTGGCCGCGTCGGCACACCGCAAGACATCGCCGGCCTGGCGATCTATCTGGCGTCGCGCGCCGGTGCATTCACCGTGGGTGACGTCATCACCTGCGACGGCGGCATCGCTGTGTCGTAGAGCGCAACCCCTACTTGCGGCGGACCTGGACTGGTAGTTCGGAGTAGCCCTTGACGAATGATGAGAGGACTCGTTTGGGTTCGTCTTGGACTTCGATGCGTTCGAAGCGTTGGAGGATTTCTTCCCAGAGGACGCGGAGTTGGAGTTCGGCGAGGCGGCTGCCCATGCAGAAGTGGATGCCGTAGCCGAATGAGAGGTGGCGGTCTGCGTTGGGGCGTTCGATGTCGATGATGTTTGCGGTGTCGCCGAAGACGTCTTCGTCGCGGTTGGCAGAGACGTACCACATGAGTACTTGGTCGTCTTTTTTGATCTGCTTTCCGCGGAACTCGACATCGTTGGTGGCGGTGCGGCGCATGTAAGACAGCGGCGTCTGCCAGCGGATGATCTCGGGCACCATGCTGGGGATCAGGTCGGGGTTGGCGATGAGCTTGTCGTATTGCTCGGGGAACTTGTTGAGCCCGTAGACGCTGCCCGACATGGTGTTGCGGGTGGTGTCGTTGCCGCCGATGATCAGCAGCAGCAGGTTGCCCAGATGGGCGATGGTGGGCATGTCCTTGGTGGCATCGCCGTGCACCAGCATCGACACCAGGTCATAGCCGGGGTTCTCGCGGCGCTCGGCCCACAGGCGCTCGAAGTAGTGGACACACTCCATCATCTCGTCGCGCTTTTGTTGCTGCGACTCGACGAGGCCGCCCGGCTCGGGGATGGCGAACGTGATGTCAGACCAACGGGTCAGCTTGCGGCGGTCTTCGAACGGGAAGTCGAACAGCGTCGCCAGCATCATGGTGGTCAGCTCGACCGAGACCAGGTCGACCCAGTTGAAGGTCTCGCCCTCGGGCAGCGAATCGAGAACACCGATGGTGCGCTCGCGAATGAGCGGCTCGACATTGCGAAGGTTGGCCGGAGCTGCGACCGAACGCACGGTGTTGCGCTGGGCATTGTGCTCTGGTGGGTCCATCGAGATGAACGAGGTCAGGGACACCTGCGGGTTGTCGCGCACCCATTGGGCAGGTGCGCCCAGCGTGATGCCCATGGCCGACGAGAAGTTCTTCCAGTCGCCGTCGATCTCCTTGACGTCTTCGTACTTGGTGATCGACCAGTAGCGGCCTGCGGTTTCGATCTCGTTGAAGTGCACTGGGTCTTCGGCCCGAAGACGAGCGAAGTGATCCTGCCAGCGGTCTTCGGCGAACAGGTGCGCGTTGGCCGGGTTGATGTCTTCTAGCGCCAGTTGATCGGCAGCGGGAACGTTGGCTCCCTTTTCTGCCATCTCTTGTTCCGGGGTGCGGAACTCGCCCGCTGGCCAGCCGAGGCGGTCTTCGGTGGTTTCGGTCATTGGGTGGGCCTCCGGTTCGTGAGACGATCGGATCGATTTCGTCTCATCAGATCATCCTAAAGGAATCGGTGGCCCAGGGGGAGACTCAGTCGGCTGCTGGGTCTTGATGGCCGATCGCGTCGATGAGGTCCTCGATGTCGTGATGCTGCTCGAGCGGATGTCGAAGCGGATGGCCCGCGTTGACCACGTATCGGTTGCGCCTGCCTTCGCGCTCGCGCACGACATAGCCGTCGTGCTCGAGGTCGTCGATGATCTGCGAGGCGGTGCGTTCGGTGATGCCCACCAGGTCGGCGATCTCGCGCAGCCGTAGGTCGGGCGTTCGTGCGATGGCCAGCATCACGTGGGCGTGGTTGGTGAGGAACGTCCAGGATCGCCGTTCTGTCTCCATGTTGGAACGGTAACAACAAATCTTGAATATCAATACAGGAGTTGCAATACAGGAAATGAATTTCCTATGATGATCCTGCAGTGCCGATCCCGACCCACGACGCTCGGAGAACCCCATGACCACCCTGATCCTGCTGATGCTGGTGATTCCGCCCGCCGCCGGCGCCGTCGTTGCGCTCGTTCGTCGCGGATCCGACAGGGCGGCTCGGGCGGTGATCGCCGGCGCAGTGGTGTCGACAGCGGCCGCAGCTGCGGGTGTGGTGGCTGTGGGACGCGAGCCCGGCGGCGAGATCGCAGCCATGGGGTTGAGCCTCGACCGCCCCATGTCGTTGCTGGCGCTGGTCGTGGCCGCCACAGCGTCGGTGGTCGCCGGCTTCACCGGCCGCAACCTCGACCCCGAGCCTCGAACGGTGCGGTTCTTCGCTGCCATCGGAGTGTTGGTGTCGGCGTCGTTGCTGGCCCTGACATCGGCCGGCCCGGTAGGTCTGGCAGTTGGATGGGTGTTGTCTGGCTGGGCGCTGGTGGACATGGTCGGCCATCAGCAAGGTTGGGCCCCGGTGGCCAAGGCGCGCCGGCGAATCGTCGTGTCGTTGGCCGTGGGAGATGTTGCCCTGATCTCGGCCGTGCTGATAGCAGCCGCCCATGGAGCCAACGGCGCGTGGTTTGGCGCAGAGATGCGGGCCGAGCTGGCGGGCGCAACGGTCGCAGGCGTGGAGGCGACCCATGTGGTAGCCGTTCTACTGGTCGTCGCCGGCCTGTCGCGTTCGGCGCTGTTCCCATTCCATCGGTGGCTCGAGGGCACCCTGGTGGCCCCCACGCCAGTTTCGGCACTGGTTCACGCGGGCCTGGTGAGCGGTGCGGGCATATTGCTGATTCGTACCCACGAGGTGTTTCTGGCGTCGCAGCCCGCTCTGTACTCGGCCTTTGCCGCCGGTGTGGTCACCATCTTGATCGCCGGCCGGATAGCTGCCGGGCGGCCCGACGCAAAGGGATCGCTGGCCTGGTCGACGGTTGGTCAGATGGCTTTCATGGTCGTGCAGTGCGCGGTGGGAGCCTTCAGCAGCGCAGTTGTGCACATCGCCGGTCACGGCATGTACAAGGCCGCCCAGTTCCTCGGAGCGGGCGACACGGTCTCGGCGACACTTCGGGCCAAACGGTCACCGGTGGCGCGTGACTCGGTTGGGGCCACCGCGCGAGTGGTGACATTGGTGGTGGTTCCGACTGCAGCGGTGGGGCTGGCCGCTTGGTTGGTCACGCCTCAACTCGGCGATGCCGGTCTGCTGGTGGTGGTGCTGTTCGCGTGGCTTTCGGTGATGCAGGCACTTCGCGGGTGGCTCGATCGCAACCCGCTGGCGTCAGCGGCCACGGTCGCCATCGGAACGGTCGCCTCGTTCGCAGCCTCTTTTGCCTACTTCGGCGCACTGAACGCGCTGGAGAGCTTCATGAAGCCGAGCCTGGCAGCCGAAGCCAGTGACGTTGGTGTGTGGGCGGTGCTTGCTGCGCTTGCCATCGCCGCGCCGGCCTCGCTGGTGATGGGTCGCCGGGCCGGGACCCAGGCGGTGGTCAGTCCGGCGCCCGACCCATCGACGGCGATCGATCGGGCCCAGATCCGCTCGGACGTGGCCAAGGCGGCCTCGATCATCTCGCCCATGTGGCCCCTGTCTTCGTTTGTGGCCGTCAACCCCTTGACCGGTGTCGAGGCTCAGGGGTTCGAGAGCGCCACGGCTACGGCACGGCGCTGGTTGCGGGCCCGAACCCACCTGTCGCTTGCCCAATTCAGGCAAGACCACCAGGCGGGCCTCACCACCCTCGACGACCTCGGCTATGCCGTCAACCAGAGGTGTGTCGACGTGTGCGCAGGGCCACCGGTTCTGGTCGACGGCAGTTCGATAGGGCGAGACGAGATCATCACAACAGACCTCCTGCACGGTCCCGACACGCCCAGCGTCGAAGCCGCCCGCACCACCCTGGAACGTGCCGGACTGAGCGAACAGGCCGACAAGGCAGACACCATCGTCGCCGACCACCTGGCGCGCTACATGACCATGCCGACCGATTGCGCCGACTTCGTTTCGTACTTCGCGACGGCGGCTCGGGCCGACGCCAGGCTGCACCGGTTGGCAGGTGCACCCGGGCGGTCGTGGTTGACCGCCACCCTCGACCAGGGCAACGACCCAGCAATGCTCTTGGCCGCGGCCTTCGCAGCGATGCACATCGGTCCTGAGGCCAGGGTCGACGAGATGCGGGGTCTGTTGGCCCGGCTGAACGGGTGGGCCGGCCTGTCCAAGTGGCGCAACGACTGGGCCGCCCCAGACGAAGAACGGCCTCGCCTGGCACCCATCGACGTCGTCGCCGCCCTGGCACTGACCGAGGCAGCGGTTGCAACGGGCATGTCGGTCGACTTCGACACCCAAGCCGAGCACGATCTGGACGAAGACGCACTGCTCGACGCCAGGGTTGCGGCGGTGGCTGCGATCCTCGCCCCGTCGCGGCAGGACGCCAGCAGCCTTGAGGCGATCAGGGAAGTGCTGTCGGGGGTTTCGACCCACGAACGCCATCACATCTGGCTGATGGCCCAAGAACATCACTTCGACCGGCACCTGATCGCAAAGATCGACCGCATCGATCCCGGGCCTGGCACGACCAGGCCGGCGGCTCAGGCGGTGTTCTGCATCGATGTTCGTTCTGAGGGGCTCCGGCGCCACATCGAAGAACTGGGTTCGGCTGCGGGCACGCCGATCGAAACCATCGGGTTCGCCGGATTCTTCGGCGTGCCGCTGAAGGTGCGCAAGCTGGGCTGGGACCACGCCGAGGCCCGCTGCCCGGTGTTGGTCGCCCCGACCGTGGGTTTCTCGGAGCATCCTCACGTCGAATCGGTGGATGCCGCCGCGGGCAGGCTCGGCGCCGCCAGGGCCCGTGATGCCGTGCGTGCCGCACACTCCAAAGCCAAGAAGGGTCAGGGATCGGCGTTTGCAATGGCCGAGGCCGCCGGGTGGCTGGTGGGCCCGATGGCGGCCGCCAAGACGTTCGTTCCGCGCAAGGCCCAAGCCCCCAGCCCGCGGGCTTCCCGGGTGATTCCCGACGACGGCGTGCTGGTCGACCAGAAGATCTTCGCCGCCGAGTCGGTGTTGCGCACGATGGGCCTCATAGAAGGTTTCGCGCCGCTGGTTCTGTTGTGCGGACACGGCAGCGCAACGGTCAACAACCCTCATGCCACGGCGTTGGACTGCGGAGCTTGTGCCGGAGCCTCGGGCGATGACAACGCTCTCGCAGTCGCCGGGCTGCTGAACGACGCAGACGTCAGGCTGGCCCTGCACGACCGCGGAATCTCGATTCCCGATGACACGTGGTTCGTGGCCGGCCTGCACGACACCGCCAGCGACCACGTCTCGATCCTGGACAAGGCCTCGGCCCCGCACACACATCTGGGTCAGATCGACCAACTCCAGGCGCTGCTGGATCGGGCCGGCAGGGCCAACGCGGCCGACCGGGCGCAGCATCTCGTCGGCCCGCAACACAAGGTCCGCGACCGGGGCGCCGACTGGGCGCAGGTGAGGCCCGAGTGGGGTCTGGCGCGGGCCGCCGCATTCATCATCGGCCCGCGGTCGTTGACCGCGGGAGTCGACCTGGAAGGTCGAGCGTTTCTGCACAGCTACGACCAGGCCAACGATCCGACGGGCCGGGTGCTCGAGACCATCATGACCGCCCCGCTTGTCGTAGGGCACTGGATCGGGTCGCAGTATTACTTCTCGACCGTCGACCCCGAACGCTTCGGAGCCGGCGACAAGTTGGTGCACAACCCGATCGGCTCCCTCGGGGTGGTGTCGGGCCCAGGCGGCGACCTGCGGGTGGGTCTGCCGCTGCAGAGCACACACGTGGCCGGCGCCAGGCACCATCAGCCGCTGCGTCTGCTGGCGGTGATCCAGGCCGACCTCGAGCTGATCGAACAGATCATTGCCAAGAACAAGGTGCTTCAGACCCTGATAGGGGGCTCGTGGCTGCGCATCGCAGCCCGGTCACACCCTCACGAACCATGGTCGCTGCGCACCGCCGCCGGCACCTGGCTGTCTTCACCCAGCTCGATCTCGGCTGGCACACTGCGGCCGGGAATCGAACTCGAACCGATCGTTCACACACGGAGCTGACCCATGCAGGCAAACGATTCTAACAAGTGGCCAGGCCTCACTCCCATGGCCAAGGTCGAGGTGGTGGTAGACGGCGAGTTCGTGCCCAACGTGCGTGATCTTCTGGTGTCGGCGGGTGCTACCGGCTACACCGCCCTGCACGGGGTGTCGGGCTATGGGCATCACGGTGAACACGAGGGCCGCTTGCTGTTCAACGACCGCAACAGCTTGGCGCTGCTGATCTGTGTGCTGCCTCCCGAACAGGTCGAGGCGGTGGTGGCCGGAATCCGGCGCCTGCTCGACGACCAGCACGGAGTGGTGTTCGTCAGCGAGACCCACGTCAGCCGGGCCGACTATTTCAGATAGCCCTTGGCCCGATCCAGGCCCGCCACGGTCTGGTCGACCAGTCGCTGCATCACCTCGCCAACCGACAGGAACTCGCGAACGAACCCGATGCTCTGGCCGGCAGCGCTGTACAGCAGCGGATCGATCTCGAACTCTTCGACTGCGGTCATGACGTCGCCCACAAGGGCATGTTGGTACGGCATCTTCAGCGGCGGGGGAGCGGCCGCCGAGTTCCATTCCTGCGCCCACATCGAGTTGATCTGACGCTGGGGCTTTCCGCTCGAACCCCGTGTAACCGTGGTGTCGCCGCTGCCGGCGGCCAGCAGCTTGGCGCGCAGAGCCTCGCTGACGGCGTGGTCGCCGGTTGCGTGTTCTCGAGTCGCCAGCCATATGGTGCCGGTCCACACGCCCTGTGCTCCCATAGCCAGAGCCGCCGCGATCTGAGAGCCGTGGGCGATTCCGCCGGCTGCGAGCACCGGAAGATCACCGGCCAGCTCGACCACCTCTGGAACCAGCACGAGGGTGCCGATGGTGCCGGTGTGCCCACCTGCCTCTGACCCCTGTGCCACCAAGAAGTCGAGGCCGATGTCCAGATAACGCTCGACGTGACGAGGACTGCCGATGAGGGCGCCGACCATCTTGCCAGCGTCCTTCAATGCCTCTACGGCTTCCTTGGTCAAGCCGACACCGAAGGCCACCATGGCGACATCGCTGTCGAGCAGGGCATCGAGTTGGCCTTCGAAATAGTCGGGCGTGCGAAGTGTCGAGTTGAAGAACGACTTGCGCGTTGCGGGCGGCACCTCGTAGCGCCGCACGATGTCGTCGAGGAATTGCTTGTGTTCCTCCGGCAGCGACGCCTGCACCTGGTCGAGGGTCACGTTCTCGGGCATGCCCGCGGGAATGATCATGTCGACTGCGGTGGGCGCAGTTCCCGATTGGGTCCGCAACGCCTCGAGCTTGGCCGGAAGGTCCGATGGCTCGTCGTGGGCGATGCCGTAAACGCCCAGCCCACCAGCCTGTGTGATCGCCGCCGCGACCTGGGTGTCGTGGGCGAAGCCCAGTATCGGTACGTCGATTCCGAGCCTCTCGGTGAACACGTTGCTGATTCGAGCCATGAACAGAAGCTAACCCCGCGCCTGTCGAGGTGAGAAGCTGGCCCGGTGAACACACGGGGCATGCA
Above is a genomic segment from Acidimicrobiales bacterium containing:
- a CDS encoding SDR family NAD(P)-dependent oxidoreductase translates to MDLQGIRAAIVGGASGMARATAVRIVNGGGKVAILDREESAGAEVAAELGGTWHPCNVLDFEGIELVLGEAVAALGGLDVGVNTAGGGKAGRTLGKDGPFSLDDFRYVVDLNLIASFNLNRLMASHMANNEPNEDGERGVMINTASIAAFEGQIGQVAYTAAKAGIAGMTLTMARDLGSLGIRVMTIAPSLFHTGLTQWMPEERAESLVVDAAFPKRMGRPDEFARLAISIIENPMLNGGTIRLDAGQRFGPKVGGPKVTRPSSNQR
- a CDS encoding winged helix-turn-helix domain-containing protein, translating into METERRSWTFLTNHAHVMLAIARTPDLRLREIADLVGITERTASQIIDDLEHDGYVVREREGRRNRYVVNAGHPLRHPLEQHHDIEDLIDAIGHQDPAAD
- a CDS encoding cytochrome P450, with the translated sequence MTETTEDRLGWPAGEFRTPEQEMAEKGANVPAADQLALEDINPANAHLFAEDRWQDHFARLRAEDPVHFNEIETAGRYWSITKYEDVKEIDGDWKNFSSAMGITLGAPAQWVRDNPQVSLTSFISMDPPEHNAQRNTVRSVAAPANLRNVEPLIRERTIGVLDSLPEGETFNWVDLVSVELTTMMLATLFDFPFEDRRKLTRWSDITFAIPEPGGLVESQQQKRDEMMECVHYFERLWAERRENPGYDLVSMLVHGDATKDMPTIAHLGNLLLLIIGGNDTTRNTMSGSVYGLNKFPEQYDKLIANPDLIPSMVPEIIRWQTPLSYMRRTATNDVEFRGKQIKKDDQVLMWYVSANRDEDVFGDTANIIDIERPNADRHLSFGYGIHFCMGSRLAELQLRVLWEEILQRFERIEVQDEPKRVLSSFVKGYSELPVQVRRK
- a CDS encoding putative inorganic carbon transporter subunit DabA yields the protein MTTLILLMLVIPPAAGAVVALVRRGSDRAARAVIAGAVVSTAAAAAGVVAVGREPGGEIAAMGLSLDRPMSLLALVVAATASVVAGFTGRNLDPEPRTVRFFAAIGVLVSASLLALTSAGPVGLAVGWVLSGWALVDMVGHQQGWAPVAKARRRIVVSLAVGDVALISAVLIAAAHGANGAWFGAEMRAELAGATVAGVEATHVVAVLLVVAGLSRSALFPFHRWLEGTLVAPTPVSALVHAGLVSGAGILLIRTHEVFLASQPALYSAFAAGVVTILIAGRIAAGRPDAKGSLAWSTVGQMAFMVVQCAVGAFSSAVVHIAGHGMYKAAQFLGAGDTVSATLRAKRSPVARDSVGATARVVTLVVVPTAAVGLAAWLVTPQLGDAGLLVVVLFAWLSVMQALRGWLDRNPLASAATVAIGTVASFAASFAYFGALNALESFMKPSLAAEASDVGVWAVLAALAIAAPASLVMGRRAGTQAVVSPAPDPSTAIDRAQIRSDVAKAASIISPMWPLSSFVAVNPLTGVEAQGFESATATARRWLRARTHLSLAQFRQDHQAGLTTLDDLGYAVNQRCVDVCAGPPVLVDGSSIGRDEIITTDLLHGPDTPSVEAARTTLERAGLSEQADKADTIVADHLARYMTMPTDCADFVSYFATAARADARLHRLAGAPGRSWLTATLDQGNDPAMLLAAAFAAMHIGPEARVDEMRGLLARLNGWAGLSKWRNDWAAPDEERPRLAPIDVVAALALTEAAVATGMSVDFDTQAEHDLDEDALLDARVAAVAAILAPSRQDASSLEAIREVLSGVSTHERHHIWLMAQEHHFDRHLIAKIDRIDPGPGTTRPAAQAVFCIDVRSEGLRRHIEELGSAAGTPIETIGFAGFFGVPLKVRKLGWDHAEARCPVLVAPTVGFSEHPHVESVDAAAGRLGAARARDAVRAAHSKAKKGQGSAFAMAEAAGWLVGPMAAAKTFVPRKAQAPSPRASRVIPDDGVLVDQKIFAAESVLRTMGLIEGFAPLVLLCGHGSATVNNPHATALDCGACAGASGDDNALAVAGLLNDADVRLALHDRGISIPDDTWFVAGLHDTASDHVSILDKASAPHTHLGQIDQLQALLDRAGRANAADRAQHLVGPQHKVRDRGADWAQVRPEWGLARAAAFIIGPRSLTAGVDLEGRAFLHSYDQANDPTGRVLETIMTAPLVVGHWIGSQYYFSTVDPERFGAGDKLVHNPIGSLGVVSGPGGDLRVGLPLQSTHVAGARHHQPLRLLAVIQADLELIEQIIAKNKVLQTLIGGSWLRIAARSHPHEPWSLRTAAGTWLSSPSSISAGTLRPGIELEPIVHTRS
- a CDS encoding SDR family oxidoreductase codes for the protein MNQPESFSVGDLFSVKDKVVVVTGGSRGIGEMIAAGFVANGAKVYISSRKAEVCDATAQRLSEQYGGTCVSIPANLADLAGIDSFVSSFTDSETKLDVLVNNAGVSWGAPIDEFPEVGWDKVMDTNVKGVFFLTQRLLPQLEAAATAEDPARVINIGSIDGIRTPIFDNFSYGPSKAAVHALTRQMAASLVKRNILVNAIAPGPFPTWMLSTGIGGGGDVEATDWERFGKTMGRGRVGTPQDIAGLAIYLASRAGAFTVGDVITCDGGIAVS
- a CDS encoding DUF190 domain-containing protein, with product MQANDSNKWPGLTPMAKVEVVVDGEFVPNVRDLLVSAGATGYTALHGVSGYGHHGEHEGRLLFNDRNSLALLICVLPPEQVEAVVAGIRRLLDDQHGVVFVSETHVSRADYFR
- a CDS encoding aminotransferase class V-fold PLP-dependent enzyme, yielding MIIVHAGMPKTGTTALQDALCANRDQLRDAGIDYPALWGGEVEGHHDIGRRLLEDDLSIVEEIRERHTPGLDLVLSTETLSNLFTVEHRDRLVAFLRGLEAIDSVHLIVCLRRMDEFLEAMYLQHVRLGLDTGTVNQYMEPRVDWAQEVIGELARLRADPPVHRTTMLALVPGVDTVAEVAAAMGVPAQLARSDRARRNRRLGLRATVALAHVDLVSERIGAAISIDQLRTAFESGLIDLVDDPRDLHVVPRDLAVEVFLGSMRAARVGGLDVYSDAYLHDLVDDSPHHDLDPSLLTDDDMRRIEAGLGLGSGPAKRVASRAAPGVVYLDTASVGVPPAAAVEALRRGVDAWAVGAAMPPDYDEAIERSRSAYARIVGCEPDWVAIPTPVSVATAQAKTALRPGDKVLLAEEDFTSVLFPFLADPTIESVVVPLDLLVERIDDDIAMVAVSAVQSADGRIADLDRLAAACRATGAISYVDTTQASGWLDFDASRFDLTAAGAYKWLMCPRGVGFLTVNPRVGERMAALAPGWYSGEQPWQTVYRPPYRAASNARKFDVSPAWLPFVGAAPALEMLADIGPAAVGRHGIDLANRFRSELGLAAGASPIVSLDLTTAQVERLRLAGVRFASRDGRSRFSFHLCNTQMDVDSALDAILVE
- a CDS encoding nitronate monooxygenase, whose protein sequence is MARISNVFTERLGIDVPILGFAHDTQVAAAITQAGGLGVYGIAHDEPSDLPAKLEALRTQSGTAPTAVDMIIPAGMPENVTLDQVQASLPEEHKQFLDDIVRRYEVPPATRKSFFNSTLRTPDYFEGQLDALLDSDVAMVAFGVGLTKEAVEALKDAGKMVGALIGSPRHVERYLDIGLDFLVAQGSEAGGHTGTIGTLVLVPEVVELAGDLPVLAAGGIAHGSQIAAALAMGAQGVWTGTIWLATREHATGDHAVSEALRAKLLAAGSGDTTVTRGSSGKPQRQINSMWAQEWNSAAAPPPLKMPYQHALVGDVMTAVEEFEIDPLLYSAAGQSIGFVREFLSVGEVMQRLVDQTVAGLDRAKGYLK